AATTCCTGTTCAGGGAAACCAAGATAAGGCAGATTGAAGGGTTAAATTTATAAATGATTAAAATTTTCTAAAGCATATGGGGTTTTTCAATCAGTTCAAAACCGTGATCTTGTTGGGTGTTTTAGCAGCCATCCTTGTCTGGATCGGATCTTTTTTCGGAACACAGGGATTAGTTATCGGATTTGCATTTGCGATCATCCTAAACGTTTTAACATATTTCTTTTCAGACAAGCTTGTGCTTTTAATGTATCAGGCAAAGCCAGCTTCTAAAAAAGAATATCCTGAACTGCATTCAATAGTTGAAGAAGTTTCGCATAAGGCAGGAATTCCAAAGCCAAAAGTTTACATTATCCAGAATGAAAGCCCGAATGCATTTGCAACCGGCAGGAATCCGAAGAATGCAGTTGTTGCATGCACAGCAGGAATTTTAAAGTTATTAAACAAAGAAGAGCTTAAAGGTGTTATTGCGCATGAAACATGAAATATCCCATGTCAAAAACAGGGACATACTGATTGCCACAATAGCAGCAACAATTGCTTCCGTTATATCATATATTGCAATGATGGCGAGATATGCAGGAATGTTTGGCGGAAGCCGCGACAGGGATAACGGCAGAATGTTTGAACTGTTAGTTTTAGGCATTTTAACTCCAATAATCGCGACATTGATACAGCTTGCAATTTCAAGGTCAAGGGAATATCTTGCAGATTCATCTGCTGCAAAAACAATTGGATCAGGAGCAGGATTGGCGTCTGCCTTGGAAAAGCTAAAAGAAGGCGTTAAAAAAATTCCGTTCAAGAATGCGAACAAGGCTACAATGTCTTTGTTTATTGTAAATCCGCTTTCAGCAGCAGGAATTTTAAATCTTTTTTCCACTCATCCTCCGTTGGACGAGAGAATCAGCAGACTGAAGAAATTATAGGGGTGGTTAAAAATGGGTTTAGTAGCAACACAAACAGTGGATGATGTTGTTCTTGCAACAGAAGAACAAAAAAAACAGTGTGCAAGCGGTGAAGGAAAAGATTATTCTATTTGCCATGGTAATGGAATGATTAAATGCTGCGAAGTGGGAGGGTGCGAAAAATATAGAGGCATAGCAAAGACCAGATTGGTAAGCAATGGCATATATATTGAAAAAACAGGTTGCACAAAACCCACAGACTGAAAAACAAATTCCGATTGATTCATACTTCTGTTAAACAGGTCTGTTAAGAAGAAACAATTATTTAATGATGTTCACATGAACCGCAGAATCCAGTTCCTCGGCTTCTAAATTCGCGCAGGAAATGCGGGATTGCCTGTTTTCCTTTGCTTCAATCAGCAATATCTCATCATATGCCATGTATAATGGGGCGGTCACATCAGTCACATATTTAGAATCTATTAAAACCTTAACCTGCTTTTTTGAATTTGCAGAAAGCTCAATGCTTTGCCCAGCAGAGTAGTATCCAGAGATTCCGTCAAAACCTGGATTTTTTGAGTCCGCATTGCTATACCTGATCTGCATCCCTTCACTCTTTTTGATTCCTTCCTTGTCATTCAGGCAGGCAACAAGTTGGGTAAGCGCAAATCTTCTTGGCATAAAAAAATCATTGTTTATTGTTATTGTCTGAACGAGAACAGTGTCTCTTGGGACAGATGATCCTGAAAATAAGGTATTGAATGCCAGCGATTCCTTGGTTTCTTTTTCAACAGAAAAGCCTATTTCGGAATTGCTTAAAGCCACAAGAATTACAATAACAGCCAATGGCAGCGCTATGCCCAGATACAGCTTGATGTTCATTTTTTTCGCTTCTGGAATTTTTTAGACAGGTAAAAGCCCAGGCCGATCATGACTATAGCTGAGAAAGCCAAAAGCAAAAGTATCTTGTTCTTGGAGAACTTGAAAACATCAATGACAAAACCTATTGTGAATATGTACAGGCATACTGAAACAAGGTACATTATCGGGTTCCATTTTCTTTTAATGGCGTAAAGTATTATTGCTGTGATCAGGCCAAGCCAAAAAACACCATACCCCAAAATCGGATACCATGCCATTTTAAATGTCCCTCTCCGCCATAAAGTCTGCTGCAAAGAAAAAAACAACAATCAGGCAGATCAGTATGATTGTTTTAACAACATTTGACAAGCTGAACAGATATTCATATGAAAAATAAGCAACAGTAATGAATAAGAAAATAATGCCGATGATGTAAAAAATATACTGCGCATTTGCCATTTATGGCTAATTGCGCATGCTTATTAATAAATGTTTCGAAAAAACGAAAGATTTATTTAGTGCAGCAATCCAAGGCAGATAATGGCAGACTTTGAATTTTGGGATAAGCTGAAATATCTTTTTTCAGACCCCAATCTTTTCTTCGGAATAATTAAAAAAGAGCAGGGAATAAAGGATTCGCTGATTATGTATGCGATAGTTAGTTTATTTATGACAGTAGTTAGCTCTATATTTTATTTTGGCCTAATGAGCATGATTGCTGGCAGTTTGATGTCTGGAGGTTATTTTAGATTATCTGGCTTTTTTATGCCGGCGTTTGGTGTTGCAGGCTTCATAATAGGAATAATCATGACTTTTTTATATTCTGCATTAGTTCACGTTATAGTTATTGCATTCAAGGGAAAAGCAGGCTATTCCGGCACATATAATGCTTATACATACAGCATGATTCCGTACTTAATTCTGTCAACTGTGCCTTTGGTCGGGTTTCTGGCAATAATATACTCCTTTATTTTGATGATCATAGGCGTTTCTGAAGTGCAGAATATTTCAAAAGGAAAGGCGGCGCTGGCTTGTTTATTGCCCCTTATTGTAGTGCTCGGAATATTTTTGTTTTTAATATTTAGTTTTATAATGAGATTATTTTAGGCGCTCTAAGCTTTATCTCAAATACACATTCCCGAAATCCTTGTGGTAGAAATAATCATCTTCTGTCTGCGCTGTTTCCTTTATTTCGCGCATTTGTAAAACTTTTGCATCA
This DNA window, taken from Candidatus Woesearchaeota archaeon, encodes the following:
- a CDS encoding YIP1 family protein, translating into MADFEFWDKLKYLFSDPNLFFGIIKKEQGIKDSLIMYAIVSLFMTVVSSIFYFGLMSMIAGSLMSGGYFRLSGFFMPAFGVAGFIIGIIMTFLYSALVHVIVIAFKGKAGYSGTYNAYTYSMIPYLILSTVPLVGFLAIIYSFILMIIGVSEVQNISKGKAALACLLPLIVVLGIFLFLIFSFIMRLF